Proteins encoded in a region of the Procambarus clarkii isolate CNS0578487 chromosome 28, FALCON_Pclarkii_2.0, whole genome shotgun sequence genome:
- the LOC123755142 gene encoding flagellar attachment zone protein 1-like — protein sequence MGPNDELLVADDELLVADDELLVVDNELLVADDELLVADDALLVADDELLVADDELLVADDELLVANDGLLVADDELLVADDELLVADDELLVADDELLVANDELLVADDALLVADHELLVADDELLVADDELLVAGEELLVADDELLVADDELLVADDELLVADDELLAADDELLAADDELLVADDELLVADDELLVADDELLVADDELLVADDELLVADDELLVADDELLISDDELLVADDELLVADDELLVADDELLVADDELLAADDELLVADDELLVADDELLISDDELLVADDELLVADDELLVADDELLVADDELLAADDELLVADDELLVADDELLLANDELLVADEKLLIAED from the coding sequence ACGATGAGTTACTGGTGGCAGACGATGAGTTGCTGGTGGCAGACGATGAGTTACTGGTAGTAGACAATGAGTTACTGGTGGCAGACGATGAGTTACTAGTGGCAGACGATGCGTTACTGGTAGCAGACGATGAGTTACTGGTGGCAGACGATGAGTTACTGGTGGCAGACGATGAGTTACTGGTGGCAAACGATGGGTTACTGGTGGCAGACGATGAGTTACTAGTGGCAGACGATGAGTTACTGGTGGCAGACGATGAGTTACTGGTGGCAGACGATGAGTTACTGGTGGCAAACGATGAGTTACTAGTGGCAGACGATGCGTTACTGGTAGCAGACCATGAGTTACTGGTAGCAGACGATGAGTTACTGGTAGCAGACGATGAGTTACTGGTGGCAGGCGAAGAGTTACTGGTAGCAGACGATGAGTTACTGGTAGCAGACGATGAGTTACTGGTGGCAGACGATGAGTTACTGGTAGCAGACGATGAGTTACTGGCAGCAGACGATGAGTTACTGGCAGCAGACGATGAGTTACTGGTGGCAGACGATGAGTTACTGGTGGCAGACGATGAGTTACTGGTAGCAGACGATGAGTTACTGGTGGCAGACGATGAGTTACTGGTGGCAGACGATGAGTTACTGGTAGCAGACGATGAGTTACTGGTGGCAGACGATGAGTTACTGATATCAGACGATGAGTTACTGGTAGCAGACGATGAGTTACTGGTGGCAGACGATGAGTTGCTGGTGGCAGACGATGAGTTACTGGTAGCAGACGATGAGTTACTGGCAGCAGACGATGAGTTACTGGTAGCAGACGATGAGTTGCTGGTGGCAGACGATGAGTTACTGATATCAGACGATGAGTTACTGGTAGCAGACGATGAGTTACTGGTAGCAGACGATGAGTTGCTGGTGGCAGACGATGAGTTACTGGTAGCAGACGATGAGTTACTGGCAGCAGACGATGAGTTACTGGTAGCAGACGATGAGTTACTGGTGGCAGACGATGAGTTACTGCTGGCAAACGATGAGTTACTGGTGGCAGACGAGAAATTACTGATAGCAGAAGATTAG